The DNA segment GCTAAAGCACTAAGTTACGTAAATTAATATGAAAGAAGGTGTATTATTTTGCGTAAATCATCTTTTAATGAGCTACAAACGTTTATCCTGGTTTTCGGGTTAGGCGTTTTTTTATTATTCCGTGGGTTATTTTGGTTTGCTGAACAAGAAAAAGTATTAAATGATAGTCCGTTTTATGTAGCACTACATGAAATTATGCCTATTTGGGTTTGGGGCATTATTGCGATGATTTTAAGCTTAATTTTAGCATCAAGTGCTTGGTTTATCCCAAGACAGAAAGTAAATAACGTATGTAATACTTTAATGCTCATAGGTGGGTTAGGTAATGCAATCTTGTACTTTTTAATGACAAGTGCAAGTATTTATAATTCAATCAACTGGTTATCAACAGCACAGTTTTCTGTACTTACAGTGGTTTGCGGCGCTATAGGTTTTATGGGAGGTGCCGAAATTTATGACAGACGACACTAAATTCGTTTTAAAGCATGAGTACGAACGTGATAAAGGTAAAATATACGAAAGGTTTAACCATGATGAAATAAAATACAATGAAAAATTTTCAGAACTAAATAACAAAATTGAAAGACAAACAGACCTGCAACAACGTATGTTGGACTCCCAAGAACGACAAGAAAAGAATGGCGAAAAATTAAATACAACGATGGAAAAAATTGGTTCCGAGTTTCTTGATATTAAGTATAAAGTACAATCTCATGATGAAAAATTATCTATTGTACAAGGTGTTATCAATGAAAAAGAAAAAGGTAACGCTCAGATAATTGGTATTATTTTAACCGGTATTTTTGGGGTTATCAGTGCCGCCATTGGTGCAGCAAAAATATTTTTTTAAGTCAGTTACATGTGTAACTGGCTTTTTATTTTGGAGGTGGATATATGGGATTACCTGATAGCGGTAAACCTCGCGCGAGTGATGTCGTCGATTGGTGTAATTACCTTATTAAAAACGGTATAGGTACCGATGTCGATGGTCGGTTCGGGCGTTAAATTGGCGCCCGTAAAATAGTGTGAATTGCTGGAAACCCCTTAGAGCTTTAATAACTACAACGTAATCGGTAACGATAAGCGTGACAGTTAAAAAATATTAAAGATTGGGCAATCAGCAGCCAAGCCTCTACGGTAATAGTAGAGGAAGGTTCAACGACTAAGTGCCATCAATTGATGGACTGCGCACTAGGTATTATAAAGATAAAAAATTTTATTATATTGGAGTTTATGATACTGCAGAAGATGCCTATAATGCCTATTTAAAGAAAAAAGATGAATTAAAATAATACCATGATATAGTCTAGTCTTACGTGAAAGCGTAAGGCTCTTTTATTAGAGCTATTTGACGTTATACAAGCGTAATCAGAAATGGTTACAGGGAAAGACGTTAAATATAATATTACACAATGCTGGGACTTACCTAACTACATTCTTAAAAGGTACTGGGGTTTTATAACTTGGGGTAATGCGAATGCGATGGCACAAAAAAGTAACTATCGCGGTTATGATTTTAAAATTTATAGAAATACGCGAGACTTTATACCTAAACCTGGTGATTTTGCAGTGTGGGCGAACTCCAACCCTGGACATGTAGCGATAGTACTTGGTCCATCTACTAAAAGTTTTTTCTATTCGGCTGATCAGAATTGGTACACTGCTAACTCAACGGGTAGCGCTTGCTATAGAATCAAACACCCTTACGACGGTGGACCTGGTGGTATGGTTACGCATTTCGTAAGACCTCCGTATAAAGCCGAGAGTGCAACCAGTGCAAAACCGAATACACCAACTAAAGATGATGATGAAAAGAAACCAACCAAAAAAGATTGGAAAGAGGTTAAAGAAATCACAGTAAGCGCTGTCGATTTCAAACCAAAATACCCTAAAACGATAGATCATTACATTACAACAGGCAAGGAACGTCCACACAATCCTAAGGGTATTACAGTACGTAACGCGCAAATGATGAGCTCAGTCGAAGATTTATATAACGATAGAAAAAAATATAAAAGCATTCGAGAATATCCGCATTTTTATGTAGATCGTAATCACATATGGGCTCCGCGTCGTATGGTTTTTGAGGTACCTAGTGATCCTGATAATATTGTGCTTGAAGTATGTGAAGATTTAAGTGCAAGTAAAGCCGATTTTATTTTGAATGAAGTACATGCGATGATTGAGGCAGTTTTTAGAATGAAAGAGAAGAAAGTTGAAATCAAACGTAGCAATATCAATATTGACCCTAAAATTTGGCGTACGATGTGGGAACATGTCGATTGGGATATGGTAGTGAAAGGTATCCCACAAAAAGAAATGTACGACAAGGTAGGTATCGCATTGTTAGAGCTTTATAACAAGCGTGATACTTTATTAGCTGAACTTACAAAAGACAATAGTAAAAGTTCTAAAATTAACGTTGAAGTTAAGAATAAAAATAGGGACAATATCAATTCATCTACAAGTAAAAGTGATACTTCTTCAAGCACTTCAACAACCCCTAAAGTTACAGTAGTTTACAGTAATTACACATTCAACCGTGCAGTCAATATACAAGTAAATGTAAACCCACAAATTAACTACGGTAATGGTTGGTACAGGGCGTCATACTCACAGACATTAAATGCAATGAACTCTCTTGATATTTGGAATAGTAGCGTTCAAAAATATCAAATGTTGAACTTAGGTAAGTATCAAGGTGTACCAGTTAGCAAACTCAACCAAATCTTACGAGGTAAGGGTACCTTATCAGGACAAGGCGAGGCATTCGCTTACGCTTGTAAAAAGTACCAGTTAAATGAAATCTATTTAATTGCTCACGCGTTCCTAGAAAGTGGCTACGGCCGTTCTAATTATGCGAGCGGTCGCTATGGTATTTATAATTACTTTGGTATAGGTGCATACGACTGGAACCCTAATTATTCAATCACCTTAGCACGTAATAGAGGGTGGACAACGCCCGCTAAGGGTATTATCGGCGGCGCTAAGTTCGTAAGACAAGATTTCATTGACAAAGGTCAACAAACGCTTTACAGAATGCGCTGGAATCCACAACACCCTGGCACACATCAATATGCAACAGACGTCAGATGGGCGCAGCACCAAGCTACAACAATTTACAATCTTTATCATGATATAGGCTTAAGAGGTTTATACTTCTTAAGAGATAAATACAAACAATAACAGGGCTATCCGCTGGCAGCGGGTGGCCCTAGTTTAATATAGAAAGGGTGTTCAAATGACCATATACAAAACCAAAGACGTCATAACTAACATCAACGAAAAAACTGTAAAAATTGGGAATATAGGCGTTAATTTTTACACCGAAGATAAACAAACCGCATCTATCAGAATCTATATTAATTGGAATAAACAGCCTGTAAATTTAACAACAACAAACTTTAAACCTAAATTAGATTTATTTTTACAAGATGGTTCAATCTTTATTGATGAGCCTTTAAAGTTGGTTAATCCTGAGGTTGGGCTCGTTCAATATGACATCAGAGATAACGTTATAAAACACGCTGGCACAGTTAACTGTAAATTATTTTTAGAATCACAAGACGAAAGTGTACACGTTGCAAATTTTGCTTTTAATATTGTTGATAGTGGTATCGAGGACGCTGTACAAAAAGAAATCAGTGTAAACCTTGTAGAAGACACTGTAAAGCGTATTATGAGCCAAGATTTAACGGTGTTACTTGATAACGGATTTAAAACGGAATTAACGACAGACTTACAAACATATCTTTCAAATAATAATGAGCAATTCCAAGGCCCTCAAGGTATTCAAGGAATACAGGGCGAGCAAGGTATACAAGGACCTAAAGGCGACAAGGGAGACACTGGCGCAACAGGTCCACAAGGACCAAAAGGCGAGCAAGGTCCAAAAGGTGACCAAGGTTTACAAGGGGTTAAAGGTGATACTGGTGCAACAGGTCAAACGGGCGCTCAAGGTCCTGTAGGTGCTACTGGTCCGATTGGTCCAACTGGTCCACAAGGCCCACCTGGAAAAGATGGTAGAGATGGTGTTAATGGTAAAGATGGAGAAAAGGGTGAACCTTTTAAATACACTGATTTTACAACAGAGCAATTAAATAATTTAAAAGGACCTAAAGGTGACCCATTTAAATATACTGACTTTACACAATCACAATTAGACGCATTGAAAGGACCTAAAGGTGATGTAAATATCTCTGATACAGGGTGGATACCACTTACACTTTTAAATAATATACAGAATTCAACACAACCTAATTTCAGTTTTGGTCAAGTAACTAGTTATAGAATTGTAACCATAGGTACAATAAAAAGTGTAACCGTAAGGGGAGCAATTACAAATGTTAGTGGGTTTAATGGTACTTTAAGTAAACTACCAATGGAGATAATAGGTAATAATATACCTGTTTTCTCAGTAAGAGTTTCTACTTTAAGTAAGAATATATTAATATTTCCAACAAACGATGGGAGTTTGAGATATTATGCAAGTACATCAATGTCTACTGATGATATAGTTCAATTTTCAGGTACTTGGTATATTTAAGGAGGAAAATAATGTATAAACAAATATTTAATAAATCAGATGGAGCACCGAAGTTAATCAAAACAGGCATATTCGATACAGAACAATACACAGAGATTCAACCACCTAATGGATTATATCAACCGATACATTTTGACGGTGGCGAATGGGTTGGTACACCTTATGAAGAATGGAAGAAATCACAACCACCGTCCGACGCTCCAGAAAATGAAAGTCTAAAAAAAGATAGAGAAATAGCAGAATTATCAATGCAATTAATTCAATCGAAAGAGGAATTTGAACAGTTAAAAAATGAAATGGCAAGTTTAACATTAAAAATGTTGGAAGGTGAAACGAATGGGTGAAATTGGAATCCGTTATTATAAATTAGGTTTTTATACAAATGAACAATTTGCATTATTTGTTAAAACAGGTTACGTGACACCAGAAAAATACAAAGAATTAACAGGTGTTGAATATGATCCTGAAAAAGCACACGCGTAAATGTTTGAAGTCGACTATTCAGTTAGTCGGCTTTTTTATTTTAAGGAGGTGAAAAAATGTCTGCAGATAAAATAAAACAATGGATTGGTTTAATTGGTGGGATGTTGAGTGCTTTATATTTAGCGTTGAAAGCAAGCGGTTTAGATGTTCCGTTTTTAGATCCATCAAAATTAGAAGCATGGCAAAATTTCGCAACAACGTTAATTCCTTTCGTTATCGCTGCGTATGGTGTGTATAAGAACACGTATTTAATTAAAGGCAAAGCAAAAGCGCAAGAACAATTATTAAAAAATAATGATTTAAAATAAGGAGTGATATAGATGAGTCAAGAAAGTTGGAAAGGCGTACCTGTTGAATTTCAGTTATTGCCAAAAGGTACACGTAGAAGTGGTCAGAAATTACGTAAAGGAAAACCTGAATTCTTAGTTGCACATGACACAGGTAATATAAACACAACAGCACAAAACAATGTAGATTACTATCGTAATTCCTACAATATTGATATTAGTCAAACAGCTAGTGCTCATGTGTTTGTGGATGATAAACATGCGATTGTCTGTGTACCTTTAAACGAGAAAGCGTGGCACGTCTTATATAATGCAACGACAGATAATAAATGGTATGGCGTAGACGCTAACGACGGTGCCGTTGGCGTTGAAATCTGTTATTTTACTGACAAAAAACGTTCTCAAAAATCACTTGAAAACGGCGCAAAAGTTTTAGCCTATTTAGCAGAAAAAAATGACATCCATTATCAGACAGAGATGCCAGGTCATCAAGATATTCAATCTAATAAGCAAGACCCTGGCAATGTGTTACAGGCTGCAGGTTATGGACGTGCTACATCAAACCTTGATAAAATCGTAGCTAAATATTATAAAAAAGATGTAAAAGTTAAGCCTATAGAAATACCAGACACAAAATCAAAGCCCAAAACAACCATTGGTAAAACGCAAAGCTATATTAATAAGCGTTTAAAAACTTATTTAAACGGTACTGTAGACAGTCCTAATCGAGTTAAATCACGCACATATCGTGAACCTGGATTTTTACCGATGGAAAAGGGGGCAATTGATGTGGACCGCAGATTTAATGCACAATGCGTGGATGTGGTTAAAGATTACATCATAGCTATTTCAGACGGTAAGTTACAAACTTGGGGTAATGCCAGAGATTATGTCAATAACAATCTTGAACCTTATTTCACTTGGCATAAAAATACACCTAGCTTTGTACCGCCTAAAGGTTCAATCGGTATAGCAACTTTTGGAACTCCTGCTTTTAATCAATATGGCCACATTTGGATAGTGGAAAAAGCAAATAGAAATACGCAGACAGTTATAGAGCAAAATTTGAACGGACAAGCCAATTTACCACCTAAACGTCGTGTCGATAATTATTATGGTTGTGCTGGCTTCTGGGTGCCGAATGTACGTAAAAACGTTGTACAAAAAGCAGTTGAAAAGACGAAAAACACAGTGGCCAAAACACAAACGATTAAAACAACATGGGATTGGTCAGGCAAGTTTAATGCAGGTACAACAATTAAAGTACGTAAACAACCTGGTTTGGCTGGTCAAATATTAAATAGGGATCGATGGTTAGAAAAGAATGATAGCGTAGAGTTTGTTTCAATTACGAAAAAGGATAATTATTGGTGGATTAAATTTAAACAAGATGGTGAGTTTGTATATTGTGCGATTACTAAAATGACAGATTTAAAAGGGCGAATTAAATATGAAAAAGATTTATTCGGCACAATTAAGTGGTATTAAAGTAAAATTTGTAGTACAATAACTATAGACAGACCATGTCTTGTTTCCAGATAATCATACTATATAGATTATCGTGGATATGTATTTTTACAAAAAAATTGTCAATAACACTATATTATACTGGGGTCGGCCTTATGGTCGGCCTCTTTTTTTGTGCTTAAAAAATTATGAAATAAATCATAAAATTAGAAGAATGTGCCGAAAAACTTACAATATCATGTTGCAATATTGGTACATAAATAGTATAATTATAAGTGTAGAAAGGAGGTGCAAACAATGAGAAGAACTGAAAGAAATAAAGACCAACTTTCTACACTTGAAAAGTTCCAGCTGATAACAGACATCGCTAAAAATCTTGTTATCATGCTTGTTGAATTTTTCAAATAGGCACTAAGGGGCTTAGCCCCTTTGCCTATAATATATTATAGGGGTGATAAAAATGCAAGAGAAATCTAAAATATTGACTATTTGTACGATTATAACCAACGTTATAATTACAATTATTTATGTAAATAAGCTGATAAAAATATTTAAACAAAAATAAAAAATGTTCTTCTCATTGTTTGATTTTATGAAAGAAGGTGTTTCAAATCAATTCAAGTGAAATTAAGCAAGTAATTAATCGCTTGCTTTCTTCTGATATAAAAGCTAATCAAATTCAAATCGACACAGGTTTACAACGCTCGCTAATTTCAAAATTACGAAATGGACAAGTTAAACTTGATAATATAACTTTTAAAAAAGCAATGATATTATACGAATATGCTAAAACCCACCTAAAAAGTTAGGTGGGTAATTTTTTTATAAAAAATATAAGAAAAGTGTTGACTATTACACATATGTGTAATGTAATTATATATGTAAGGTTGAGATACACCTTACAGACCACCATGAGAGGAGGTGGTAAATATGGACGACATCATAAAAATACTGACGTTTATCATATTAGCAACAATACGACAAACGCCAGATATTTTAAAACAACTAAGAAAATGGCACCTTGATTATCTAAAAGCCAAGAAAGATAATCAGAAAGATGATTAATCCTAAGGGGCGTAAGCCCCTCCCTCTTTTCATGGTTATTATATAATAGATGGGTGGTAAATTTCAAATGAAATTAAAAATAAGTTTAATATTGATATTGGTTACTATCATGTTATTACCCGAAATAATAAAATTAATGCGTTTAAAACATATGAATTTATTAGGTTATAAATATGAGGGTGATGAGCTTGTCAGAATATAAAAAAATGATTGAAAAGTTAATTAATAGTGATTTATCAAGTTATCAAATCCATAAAGATACGGGAGTTAGTCATAACGCACTAGCATCAATTAGAAACGGCAGTCGTGAAATTGATAATTTAACATTAAGAACCACAGAAAAATTATACGAATATGCTATAAACCACCTAAAAAGTTAGGTGGTTTTTTGATACCAATTTTGATACCATTTTACCTTTGCACTTAAAAATTAGAGTGTTACAAAAAGAAAGAAACCGCGATAAAACAACGGTTTCTGATTCTCATGATTTAGATAAATTATATTTTTAATCGAAATGGAAGGTTCAATCGGTTAATCAATATCATTGATGTTTCACATCTGAATATTTTATACAAGCATGGGTGATGCTAACAATAGTGTTATTAAAAAGAACAATAACGCTATATATGGCATCATCGCATGCTTTTTTATTGTTTATACGTTAATTAGCATACAGATGGGTAAGCGTTTATAATGTAAGATAAAGGGAATTGTACATTGATGTAATCAAAATTAATATAATTAAGGAGTTATGCTTATATGATTATAGCGATAATCATACTTTTATTTGCTTCTTTTTTCTTTTCAATTAGTGAAACAGCCTTAACAGCAGTGAATCGGTTGAAACTTCAAACCGAAGCTGAAGAAGGAAATAAAAAATCAAAAAACATTACTAAATTATTAACGAAACCACGTCGAATGATTACGACAATTTTAATTGGGAAGAACATTTCAAATGTTTTGTTGATTACTTTAGTGACGATATTAACATTGAAATCTGATACTAATATTATTTGGGCAACAATTATTACTATTTTAGCGGTGCTTCTGTTACTTGAGGTATTACCAAGAGCACTAGCCGAAACGTACCCTTATACCATCTCACGTCTCGTGTATTGGCCTTTAACTATATTTATCATTATATTTTCACCTCTAACATTAGTTGTACATGGATTTACGAATGCGATGAAGAATGTATTACCAAATGCGCAAAAGGATGAACAGCGTTTTTCTAAAGAAGAAATTCGTCAAATTGTTACGATTGCTGAAAGCGAAGGTGCATTCAATAAGATTGAACATAACCGCATTCAAGGCGTTATGGATTTTGAAAAATATAAAATAACAGATGTTGATACAACGCCAAGAATTAACGTTACGGCTTTCCCCTCGGATATTTCGTATGAGGAAGCATACGATACGGTTACTTCTAATCCATTTACACGCTATCCTGTATATGGCGAAGATATTGATGATATCATTGGTGTATTTCATTCGAAATATTTGCTTACGTGGAGCCGGAATCAATCAGATACAATAATGAATTATATTTCTGAACCATTGTTTGTTAATGAACATAATAAGGCTGAATGGGTTTTAAGAAAGATGACTGTCACACGTAAACATTTAGCGATTGTGTTAGATGAATATGGTGGCACTGATGCCATTGTTTCGCACGAAGATTTAATTGAAGAAATGTTAGGTATGGAAATTGAAGATGAAATGGATAAAGAGGAAGAATATAAGTTACGTCAACAAATGAAATCTCACAGTCAACGATAAATATCAATTTCAATGTTTATTTTGAAAGGAAGTGAGGATTATGAATTTAACTACTGAGTTTACACGTATATTTGGTGTTAAATACCCAATCGTCCAAGCAGGTATGGCTGGTAGTACGACACCAGAGCTCGTGGCTACTGTTAGTAATAGTGGAGGTCTTGGAACAATTGGTGCTGGATATTTTACCGCCGAGAAATTAGAAGATGAAATAACAGCCGTTCAAGAACTCACAGATTTACCGTTTGCTGTAAATTTATTTGTACCGGGAGGACAACTCTACATTCCTGAAAATGTTGAGAAAATGCAAGCGTGGTTAAAACCATATCGCCGTGCACTTGATTTAGAAGAACCAGTCGTAAACATTGATGAACAACAAAAATTTAATGATGCGATTGATATTATTATAGAAAAAGGTGTACCGGTCGTTTCATTTACATTTGGTATCCCGGATGCCGA comes from the Staphylococcus hsinchuensis genome and includes:
- a CDS encoding XkdX family protein, encoding MGEIGIRYYKLGFYTNEQFALFVKTGYVTPEKYKELTGVEYDPEKAHA
- a CDS encoding N-acetylmuramoyl-L-alanine amidase, which gives rise to MSQESWKGVPVEFQLLPKGTRRSGQKLRKGKPEFLVAHDTGNINTTAQNNVDYYRNSYNIDISQTASAHVFVDDKHAIVCVPLNEKAWHVLYNATTDNKWYGVDANDGAVGVEICYFTDKKRSQKSLENGAKVLAYLAEKNDIHYQTEMPGHQDIQSNKQDPGNVLQAAGYGRATSNLDKIVAKYYKKDVKVKPIEIPDTKSKPKTTIGKTQSYINKRLKTYLNGTVDSPNRVKSRTYREPGFLPMEKGAIDVDRRFNAQCVDVVKDYIIAISDGKLQTWGNARDYVNNNLEPYFTWHKNTPSFVPPKGSIGIATFGTPAFNQYGHIWIVEKANRNTQTVIEQNLNGQANLPPKRRVDNYYGCAGFWVPNVRKNVVQKAVEKTKNTVAKTQTIKTTWDWSGKFNAGTTIKVRKQPGLAGQILNRDRWLEKNDSVEFVSITKKDNYWWIKFKQDGEFVYCAITKMTDLKGRIKYEKDLFGTIKWY
- a CDS encoding BppU family phage baseplate upper protein, which gives rise to MTIYKTKDVITNINEKTVKIGNIGVNFYTEDKQTASIRIYINWNKQPVNLTTTNFKPKLDLFLQDGSIFIDEPLKLVNPEVGLVQYDIRDNVIKHAGTVNCKLFLESQDESVHVANFAFNIVDSGIEDAVQKEISVNLVEDTVKRIMSQDLTVLLDNGFKTELTTDLQTYLSNNNEQFQGPQGIQGIQGEQGIQGPKGDKGDTGATGPQGPKGEQGPKGDQGLQGVKGDTGATGQTGAQGPVGATGPIGPTGPQGPPGKDGRDGVNGKDGEKGEPFKYTDFTTEQLNNLKGPKGDPFKYTDFTQSQLDALKGPKGDVNISDTGWIPLTLLNNIQNSTQPNFSFGQVTSYRIVTIGTIKSVTVRGAITNVSGFNGTLSKLPMEIIGNNIPVFSVRVSTLSKNILIFPTNDGSLRYYASTSMSTDDIVQFSGTWYI
- a CDS encoding glucosaminidase domain-containing protein, whose product is MVTGKDVKYNITQCWDLPNYILKRYWGFITWGNANAMAQKSNYRGYDFKIYRNTRDFIPKPGDFAVWANSNPGHVAIVLGPSTKSFFYSADQNWYTANSTGSACYRIKHPYDGGPGGMVTHFVRPPYKAESATSAKPNTPTKDDDEKKPTKKDWKEVKEITVSAVDFKPKYPKTIDHYITTGKERPHNPKGITVRNAQMMSSVEDLYNDRKKYKSIREYPHFYVDRNHIWAPRRMVFEVPSDPDNIVLEVCEDLSASKADFILNEVHAMIEAVFRMKEKKVEIKRSNINIDPKIWRTMWEHVDWDMVVKGIPQKEMYDKVGIALLELYNKRDTLLAELTKDNSKSSKINVEVKNKNRDNINSSTSKSDTSSSTSTTPKVTVVYSNYTFNRAVNIQVNVNPQINYGNGWYRASYSQTLNAMNSLDIWNSSVQKYQMLNLGKYQGVPVSKLNQILRGKGTLSGQGEAFAYACKKYQLNEIYLIAHAFLESGYGRSNYASGRYGIYNYFGIGAYDWNPNYSITLARNRGWTTPAKGIIGGAKFVRQDFIDKGQQTLYRMRWNPQHPGTHQYATDVRWAQHQATTIYNLYHDIGLRGLYFLRDKYKQ
- a CDS encoding hemolysin family protein, whose amino-acid sequence is MIIAIIILLFASFFFSISETALTAVNRLKLQTEAEEGNKKSKNITKLLTKPRRMITTILIGKNISNVLLITLVTILTLKSDTNIIWATIITILAVLLLLEVLPRALAETYPYTISRLVYWPLTIFIIIFSPLTLVVHGFTNAMKNVLPNAQKDEQRFSKEEIRQIVTIAESEGAFNKIEHNRIQGVMDFEKYKITDVDTTPRINVTAFPSDISYEEAYDTVTSNPFTRYPVYGEDIDDIIGVFHSKYLLTWSRNQSDTIMNYISEPLFVNEHNKAEWVLRKMTVTRKHLAIVLDEYGGTDAIVSHEDLIEEMLGMEIEDEMDKEEEYKLRQQMKSHSQR
- a CDS encoding phage holin; translation: MSADKIKQWIGLIGGMLSALYLALKASGLDVPFLDPSKLEAWQNFATTLIPFVIAAYGVYKNTYLIKGKAKAQEQLLKNNDLK